One Micavibrio aeruginosavorus ARL-13 genomic window carries:
- the fsa gene encoding fructose-6-phosphate aldolase, translated as MKFFVDTADINEIRDLASTGLLDGVTTNPTLVAKSGKQFIPLIEEICGVVDGPVSAEVAATDYDTMRKEADKLSKIAKNIAVKVPLTPAGLKVCKELSDKGVMTNVTLCFSPAQALLAAKAGATFISPFVGRLDDIAHDGMQLIADIVSIYDNYPQFETEVLVASVRHPMHIVEAAKIGAHVATCPADVIKKLYNHPLTDKGLAAFVDDWKKTGQSIL; from the coding sequence ATGAAATTCTTTGTCGATACTGCCGATATCAACGAAATCCGCGATCTGGCCTCGACCGGCCTGCTGGATGGCGTGACCACGAACCCGACACTGGTCGCCAAATCGGGCAAGCAATTTATTCCGCTGATCGAAGAAATCTGCGGCGTCGTCGACGGCCCGGTCAGCGCCGAGGTTGCCGCCACCGATTACGACACGATGCGCAAGGAAGCGGACAAGCTGTCCAAGATCGCCAAGAACATCGCCGTGAAGGTTCCGCTGACCCCCGCCGGTTTGAAAGTGTGCAAAGAACTGTCAGACAAGGGGGTCATGACAAACGTCACGCTGTGCTTCTCTCCGGCGCAAGCGTTGCTGGCGGCCAAGGCTGGCGCAACCTTTATCTCCCCGTTCGTTGGACGGTTGGATGATATCGCGCATGATGGCATGCAGTTGATTGCCGACATCGTTTCCATCTATGACAACTATCCGCAGTTTGAAACGGAAGTGCTGGTCGCGTCCGTGCGTCACCCGATGCACATTGTTGAAGCCGCAAAAATCGGCGCGCATGTGGCCACCTGCCCGGCCGATGTGATCAAGAAACTCTATAACCACCCGCTGACCGACAAGGGGCTGGCCGCGTTCGTGGATGACTGGAAAAAGACGGGCCAGAGCATTCTCTGA